A portion of the Schistocerca americana isolate TAMUIC-IGC-003095 chromosome 10, iqSchAmer2.1, whole genome shotgun sequence genome contains these proteins:
- the LOC124552636 gene encoding uncharacterized protein LOC124552636 — translation MLCFSNITIPISCTMIGAEKVAVTCGVERKRPFVSCIRLNGVPILPPLLDKSTKTMAVEAKNRALQLEMQLGWTDGYREQKCAEKLAEKRREYAVSLSVQNGTRDRGPRDANEVFPQCTCGGKGRHHISRSFTSAPCLTDGSPNAVPWKSQTGSSSARRSTILPFSQSTGSTKVLRKCSSAEYLPVKRQSENKSDSECTLCRCVREPDRAVVSSSRSFSSEQQRARNSKVSLPAKVRDRNGPQITYMKGGGVASAESELSLVSASPQKNDPSDNSASDSTWAVSVYRQLFPLENEDRNFDSDSSDEVDGRQPPGTGGSGGGSHSASSDYVTARESGAVLLDIPPNPGADDDRSGGYRLVRQGSYVLDKPSEALLDHLKKQSTGETGLHRPVRPMKESSVQTEIVELELPDIEDDTVDLVSSSKVSELREKLRKRFDAAMEALLVRQRAEQEALARSFLQVQQSARLQMKASAVINAAARGYLVRRLMKTKHVQDLIETMEESLKCIFELKGESLRPLRADQELYDRLLQQLTAACSTFYETFFDISTGERMKIIAADRERLKYLQLKAASLGLHSIRPATR, via the exons ATGCTTTGTTTTTCTAATatcacaataccaatttcatgtACGATGATCGGAGCAGAAAAAG TGGCCGTGACATGTGGTGTCGAGAGAAAGAGGCCGTTCGTGTCCTGCATCAGACTGAATGGAGTCCCCATTCTTCCACCACTA CTGGACAAAAGCACCAAAACAATGGCAGTGGAAGCAAAGAACAGGGCATTGCAGTTGGAAATGCAGCTGGGGTGGACTGATGGCTACCGAGAACAAAAGTGTGCCGAAAAGTTGGCAGAGAAAAGGAGAGAATATGCGGTTAGCTTGTCAGTTCAGAATGGTACGCGCGACAGAGGTCCCAGAGATGCGAACGAGGTTTTCCCGCAGTGTACTTGTGGTGGAAAAGGACGACATCACATCTCGAGGAGCTTTACCTCCGCACCGTGTCTGACGGACGGGTCACCGAATGCCGTGCCGTGGAAGTCGCAGACGGGCAGCTCTTCTGCCAGAAGGTCGACGATCCTTCCTTTCTCTCAGTCTACGGGGTCGACAAAAGTTTTGAGAAAGTGCAGTTCTGCAGAATACCTGCCAGTGAAACGGCAGAGCGAAAATAAGTCGGATTCGGAGTGCACCCTCTGTAGGTGCGTCAGAGAACCCGATCGAGCTGTCGTATCTAGCAGCCGGTCATTTTCCTCGGAGCAGCAGAGAGCCAGAAATTCCAAAGTCAGTTTGCCAGCTAAGGTTCGTGACAGAAACGGGCCACAGATCACATACATGAAAGGCGGGGGTGTCGCATCTGCCGAGTCCGAGCTCTCTCTCGTGTCGGCGTCGCCCCAGAAGAACGACCCGAGTGACAATTCTGCTTCCGACTCCACGTGGGCAGTGAGCGTCTACAGACAGCTGTTCCCCCTGGAGAACGAGGACAGGAACTTCGACTCCGACTCGTCAGACGAGGTCGACGGGAGGCAGCCGCCGGGGACTGGGGGCTCGGGAGGCGGCTCGCACAGCGCGTCGTCGGACTACGTTACGGCACGGGAGAGCGGCGCGGTGCTGCTGGACATCCCGCCCAACCCCGGTGCCGACGACGACCGGAGCGGCGGCTACCGGCTCGTTCGCCAGGGCTCGTACGTCCTGGATAAGCCCAGCGAGGCACTGTTGGACCACCTGAAGAAACAGAGCACGGGCGAAACTGGGCTTCATCGGCCTGTCAGACCTATGAAAGAATCATCAGTCCAGACAGAAATAGTTG AGCTCGAGCTGCCGGACATCGAAGACGACACCGTGGACCTGGTGTCGAGTTCGAAGGTGTCGGAGCTGCGGGAGAAGCTGAGGAAGAGGTTCGACGCGGCGATGGAGGCGCTGCTGGTGAGGCAGCGGGCTGAACAGGAGGCGCTGGCCAGGTCGTTCCTGCAGGTGCAGCAGTCGGCACGGCTGCAG ATGAAAGCGTCGGCAGTTATAAATGCTGCCGCGAGGGGCTACCTCGTCCGGAGGCTGATGAAGACGAAGCACGTGCAGGACCTGATAGAGACCATGGAGGAGAGTTTGAAATGCATCTTTGAGTTGAAAGGAGAGTCACTGAGGCCACTCCGTGCCGACCAGGAGCTGTACGATCGGCTCTTGCAGCAG